GTTCGCTGTCGTTTGGGTTCCATTCCCGGCGTGAATCCTCCGTTGGCTAGGAAACCATCAGACAACGATGCTATATGAAACACAGGCAAATAGTGTGTGATACAGTTCTATTCGGAATCGTGCAggaatttaataatttatctTATCACTAGAGatgtaataaatattttgattgaaaactCTTTTTAGGCCTAATTatggttttaaaaacaaacacataATTGGGTctgtaaatttgaattttttgaagtgGTATAAAAAGGATGGCAATAACTTACGTGCTCCAGCGACGTGAATCTTTTTCATCCACGGGTAAATGACGGGATTGTGAGAGTCGTCGGACATGTCGGACCCGTCATCGCAATCGGATTCGGGGCTATTGGGCGTCGGTGGCTGGCACAATTGCAGGGCGTTattctgttgctgctggatctGCGTCTGTGTTTgcagctgttgctgctggccgtTGGCCTGCTGGGCAGCCACCATAGAGCCGAGATGGGACAGCTGGTCATGCTGCATCAATGCCTGTGAAACGACACCACCACCGCCGACGACACCGTgactttgctgttgttgttgttgttgctgctgttgtaaaTGACTGGAATTGAGTTGTTGCTGGTGAAgaggttgttgctgctgctgctggacgtgtTGGTGCTGAAGCTGAAGCTGCTGGTGTCCAAGGGTCTGCTGTTGTTGGGCCGCGAGCTGCTGGGACGGGCAGGTCACCATGGACGTCAACGAAGGCGTCGGCGAGGGAGCGGGCGATCGTTGAATCATTCCCGGACTCTGCTGATGTTGCTGTTGCGGCTGGTGCTGATGGTGATGGCCTAAAGTCGGGGCGACATGCCCAGTCATGGGCACTTGGACTTGCTGGCCAGTGCCAGCGATTCCGCACGCTCCGTTGGCTCCGTAGGCTCCTCCGCCGTGATATCCGCCAGCGCTGACAACCGCTCCCCCGTGACTGGGATGCTGGCCGTAATAGCCCATGGAAGCGGCCGAGGTGACTGACGACGGATGAGTTACGTTGTGGTGGTGATGCGTGTGGTGCCCGTGGTAGCCGTGGTAGTGCTGGACTTGGTGGTGAGGCACATAGTAGTCACTGGACACGGCCGCCGGAATGTAACTGCTCTGACTGTACTCCTCACTCGGCGGGAACTTTGGGTCGACGACGTACTGCGACGACCCGGAGTTCATCAAGAACGAACTCATGGCGATCATCAATTCTACCTTCCACTGATTGACACaaggagatgatgatgattatctTGATGACTGGGACTCTTTGTGTGTCAATACGAAATTGAGTCGtcactattttttaattgattttcgtGACGAAACTAACCAATAACTCATGTGATTCGGAGGCGACGGCCACTCACTAGTAACTAACTCTGATGTCTTGTCTGTGTTTCACTCTTCACTCGATTGTGTGTGTCCGCGCTCTTCTTGTTCCTCGCAGCCGGCCCGCGTTGCTGGTTGATGTCTTGTGCTTATAGTGCCCAGTGCCAGTGCCAGAGAGTCGATGCGGACTGGAGCAAATAACTGGCGGGGGGCTCCACCTCCCGTTGGGGGAAGGACGAGCCACGTGACCTCGGCCCTGTCGACCAATCGCCGATGTCCTCGACTTCTCTCTACGCTCTTAACTCACACGGGGTAGCGGGTGTGTCGGGGTaggggagggagagagagtggGAGGGAACACTGGAAAAGAGGAGCCCTGGTGTGGTGGTAGTGATCCAAAAAGAACTTTTCCCCCAACCCGGCGCAGCCGGCGGCGGATGTGATCGATGATTTGCTCAGAGAAAgtccttacacacacacacacacaagttgggCACATGCGCCTCTAGCGGCTGATGTCTTCCGAAAGTGGACCCCGAGTCTTATAGTCTAAAGTTCAAGCGAAATGGAAATCTTGTTGAAAGTtgaatgaattgaaatgattgtCGAAAAAGTTTCAATAGCGACTGCAGGGGGGCAGAATCTTTTTGTTCCTGGtcgatttttttgtgtgatgAGACGGACGCAGCTGGAGCTGATTGGTTGGGTAATGAGGAGAGTAGTATTACGACCCGCTACGGGttgatgttttgtttgttgagaGCTTTTAGCGCGATGGTcggtactgctgctgctggtgcgcCGGCAGCGTCCGCGATGTCACACGACTTGACACACCCTCGGATGTCTTGGGCGAACATCCACTTTTTCCTCCTCTCCCTTGTCACTTTGTCAGTTGCGCTTCATTCTGACACGAATACTGCCGTGTTTTCTGTCGACACGCACCACGGATCTTTCGCTGACAATGGCAGCTGTGCACTTCTTTTTAACAcaaaaatagagagagagagagagatgtctATTTCAATTATCGTGTTTCACCTCTTGTTGTCCGTTTCACCACTACCTACTGTTTTGCCGGAccgaaaaaggaaatggatgGACACCggcaaaatttcttcttttgtatttttgttcactcgtttttctttcgctcctaTACCGCCGATGGTTAATGGATCGCTCGGACACGAGTGTTTGATGATCgagaaagtttctttttattttctttttttttttttcggctggTCGAGGGCTGACGCTGTTCACTTCAGACCTGGTCGGCGGTGAACGATCGACTAGTCCGGTTCCATGCCAGTGGAAAGAGAGTCGTCTTGGCCCGCTACCGACACCCTCGGAAGATGTTTGTGCCACTCGGTCGGTAGGGAATAGGGGGGTGCCAcggcgcagcagcagcgcaacccttttggtgtgtgtgtgtgtctttgcTGGCCAGCGACAATTCCGGCCCCGGCAACATTGTGGCGCTAATGATGTTGGAAAGGGTGGATGGTTGGAGACAATTTCCACGACGATGTGGTGCATTGAGAGACAAGGTGGAGGAGCACGGAAATACACCAACGAGTCTCCTTGGAAAGTCCTTTCcggatttttgtatttttttttttcctgaccgAGAAACTAGGCGGGATCGGTCGGCAAACGTCATTTGTTTTCAGCTCGACTGGAAAGAACACAATCAACTCTTGTGTGTTTTTGACACTTCCGAAATAATTCTGGTTTCTTTTGGTGGGGGTTTTGCTGTACGGTACCtatctttatttttgtttttctatttttcctgttgggtttttatattttttgcgGTACTGGAAACTCACGGGCGGCACGGAAGAAAGGCTGTCCGTTCTGCACCGACTGAATTCCAATTAGTGACTGAGAAACGGTCGGCCCGAGTTTGTCtattttccagcaacaaaACCTCCTCTATCTTTTCTAGCCGAGACTCTTATCTCTAGGCTCTTtgtctgttgtgtgtgtatgtttcACGCGGTTATTGCCGTGTTATGCCCAGCCGCCACCTTGTTATTCTTCATCCCCTTTATCGTTTCTGCTTTTATCAGTTACTCATTCGATTGGCCATTTTGAATTCGAAcgggaaaacaagaaaagctcGAGAGGGACGATGACGAGTTTGTCGGGGCTTTTGGCCGATTCCACCGTTTTTCGGCAACGCCTCGCATAAATTGATTCAACTTTGTTTTGGGCGTTTTTGACTTAAAAAAGACCGTCCTATTTTTGTATTAAAATCCCTTCCGtataaaagttttcttttccccccactgGCTGTGAATCCAGTTTTTGGCGAGATGAATAGTGCAGAACTCGCGACGTTCCTCGTCTCTTCCTGAGCCCAGCAACTGATGGCGGACAAATATCcacaaaaagggggaaagaaaaagaagaaagaagaagaagaaaaaaagaaaagaaagtcagacagaaaaggaaagaaagaaaaagaaaaaaaaaataagagaacgaATGAAAGAAGAGGGGGGCGGCTGTATGCGTTTGCCCGAGCCGAGCGGGTTCTTAAAAAATCCAGCCGCGTCATGCGCCTGGCGTAATGATTAATGATGCCCGCGCCAATGCGCCAAAgaggagagagatagagagagaaagagagaacccCCCGACGCCGTTGTTGTGCCGTTTGCTTTTGCCGAGTTCTATACTACACGCACTGTGTAGCAGCAGCGCCCGATTGATCGAACCGTCCGTCTGTCCGTCTGGTGTTGTTTCTCGTTTATTTTTCAGTCAAGGGCAGACAAACGCTATgaaatatcatcatcatcatatcgCTCCATATACGAAAGGTTAGATAGCCGACTCAAAGGGGTACAGAaaacaattttccttttttttcttctttttcattcggTTCCCGTTTCTCAACCGGAACCGGAAGCTTATTTCGCCTTTACCCACTTCTCGATACCTGATTGGGAAGGAAATGATTGGCGACCATTTGCCAAACTGCTATGAAGTCTTGACTCGTGCATCGCTGCCGAGGAACTTAATGAACTTTAGTTCAAACTTGATGTGCTGCTGTGCCAATTGGATTGACCCATCATAAAAGTTGCGGCCATATCTCCGAGGTGGGCCTCCCTCGATTTTTGGTTCTTcggggtattttttttaatgattattattatcttttgGGGTTGAGACCTAGGAGACGAATGCTAGAAAAGTCGCATCCCTTTAGCAGGAAAAGAATTCCTGGAAATGCTGTGCCAACTGCAGCAGAGACGAATTCCGGCGGAATCGGGTATTATTAAGCGCTGGTAGgggaaaatttgcatgaatTTCGGCGATCATTGGACGGCCAAAAGAAGTTGATGGATGCGAGTGGGTCTGCGATAACCGGTAGGACAAAATTTGCGGAACCCCGTCAATTGTTTGAGGATTTTGTACGtcgtcgtgttgttgttgcctctTGTTCTCGTTTCCGTCTATTTGCTTTGAACAAGCTGGAAAAAAAGCCCATGATGATGCATGGGGAGGGAAAAAACGGAGAGGCGGTTCAGTCATTTACCGATTTAGAGCGATTTGCGCGCATTTGTTTGGACAGGGAAAGAAGATGGAAGGCTCAGGTTCAAAAGTTTAGCGCGTCGATCGCTGTACATACACGCACAAACAGCTAAGTTTCctctttgcgaaccttgggaGCCGTCAAAATATTGACCCTTTTGTGTGATGCATTTGAGCACCTGtaaagcgaaagaaaaaggaagaaatttgCTGGTGGCCACCCATGCCTCATCCGTCTTGGTTTTGTAACGGGTCGACGCTTCTGTTCGCCTTCCAGGAGCCAAGCAGATCCGTCTTTTTTGGTGAGACAAGCCCACCCTTTTTAACTCTGTGTGTGCAAGTATGTGCCCAGCACCCACGCATGCTAGCCCCGTCGAAgggaatatttgaatttccaaTTGGTTCCGTCTATACAACAACTACATCCTACAAACTAGACACACCTTATTTGCTGACTTGTTCGCCCTTTTTTGGTGGATCGACCCGATAGGCGAACAAGTTTGAAACACATTCCACAATCTTACAAAcacgagaagagagaaaacactGCTGTTGATATCATTTTCTATCGGTTAAATACCAACTAATTCTTGTCATTTTAAAGCGCATCTccgtattgtttctttttcttttctatttttttcttgctttttattttttttttcactcggTTGCGATCAGAGGTCGGTGGCCGTCACCGAGAAACTGACCGATTGTAAAAACATGGAAAGAAAagtcgaattttgtttttatctctgCATTGATTATTCCCGAGAGATAAATAGTACTGGAGCTccccagaaataaaaaaattttggccACCTCAACTTCAAATGTGCGGTTGTGGTGgtatataaaaatcaaattttttttttttttttttaacccttaAACTCGTTGGAACCTATCTCATTGACCTGCGAAATGAGGTATGTCCGAAAACGTGGACCATCGGTATAAATATATACGGAGTCCACTAATATGTTGGCGTTAAGTGTCTCTGAGGGACTATCACACGCGGAATACACTGTGGAGgatctctattcttctctCATTCGATTTGGTACCTCTCTTTCCTCTACTCTTGTGTTGGCTATTGTCAaactggagagagagagagagaaaaaaaaacgtgctgGAATGTCGATTGGGCCCTATTCAATAAGTAACTTTTGGATTTTCGAATTTTGTCTGGTTGCTGGTAGGGAAAAATTGGTGCAGAGTCGCAAGTCTCCATAGTCCGACTATACTATATAAGTAGGAAATCCTCAATTTGGCCCAGCTGTGTATTGTTctctccgttttctttttttgttaatagGACGCGTCTTGGTAGGTTGAGGAATACAAGTCAGACAAAAGATGCGTTGCGGCGGAAAATTTATTCGATCAATTgacaggaaagagagagagagagaaaaaaaaacctgccgGGAAAACAACataacgtgtgtgtgtgtgtgtgtgtgtgtgtgtgtattgcaGGTAGTGCTGTGTGGTAGCTGCTGGAAAGAGAGAGGATAAGAAGGGCgaaaaaatacaagaagaatgagggaataataataagaagaagtcTAAGAAGATGGAACATTCTCTGGCACAGCTAGTGTGCTACGCCCGGGCCGGGCGGCCTATGCGTGGCTTCGAACCCCCCTGCCAAATGACACATCATTAATCTTTGGGGGTATGTAGCGTTGGTCGTGTGTGTAAAACGTTGCTCTACACACaacgtgtatatatatatacacacaggatgggagaggagagagagagaaaaaagtagaagaagagataaaagaaaaacacgacccagaaggaaaaggaaatcaaaacaagtttttgtggcgtaggaaaaaaaaaatcaacttttaTAGTTTGCCAGTCGACTtttggggggagagagaaaacaacaaacacaaaatatgaagttaaaagaaaaataaaataaaacggggCGGTTTAGAGATGCGTCGATCGATTACGGGttttctatatttattttttttcgaaatttcttgTGTTTAAACTGATTCGTTTCGAGAAATCGAAAAAAGGCTGCGATTATTGGCCGATGGCTGTGAACCAGTTTTCTTTATCTCTCGAAACTATATCTAtccaatttgaaaaacatggtCGAAACCATGTGTCTTGTCATGCCCGTCTACCTCTTGCCAAacacttttgttgttttcatcttgtttttttttgtgcgtgGAGAAATTGCAAAAGTCAAGTTTATTTGTTGGAAAGCGTTATCTGTCAACATGAGAAAACGGTTGTATGAAATATTCgtttaaaaattcgaaatattctttcttaaatttaattgcatAAGTGTTTTAAAAGTGATGGTGGTGCATTTGCGAGATGAGAAAAACGTAGTTTTAGCATGTAGCTGTTTATGCCCCACACGAACCTCTCTAGAACCGAATTTGTCTTGTGATGCAACTACAAATTCGGATCTACAGGGTAGATGTAGAGCATGATGAACTGTCACGCTGTGATGATGATCTCAAATCTCTTATCAGTATTCGCTCAGACAATTTTTcgttcaatttaaattttcatatgGTCGATCGATTCCCAGTTGCGTCAAATCAGACCGGAAACGTGATGCATCGCGTCTAGACGGATACCTaaataaaaaacgagaaatggaaacaaatcAGATGTCAATATCCATTTGCGAAAACATTTACAAGTCTGACGTGaaggttattttttgttttaaagagATATTGTAccttttggtttttcctttatttattttaccttcCGTTTTCCCgagattcttccttttttaaaatctttattCACTTTAAATTCGATTGAGTTAGAAATGttgcgttttcttttttggctcctCAACGGTGCATGTCTTGGGCATCCTCCTTCCGGATGCACGCGTCTATATCTGGGAGGTTTTGTGGGGTAGCAAGCAGTAGGGGAATCCATTCATCAACGGTAATGGTGCTGGGGAGGGCGTTCCATTTATCTCGTCCACATCAAACGCAGCCAGCAAACCCGatagagaaaataataaaaaaaaaggagctgcGACAGCACATACACACGAGGGCAGAACAcgtacatgtgtgtgtgtaaaagtcGAGCGCAAATTTAGAACAAAGGAATAAGGTCATcgtagcagtagcagcagcctttcaaaattgaaacatttttttccaccCGTTTGCTGGGCGATATCGAAGTCGACTACGGAATTGGAAATCGTCGATTGgatgaaagaaatgtttttttttgtgtgtgtggcgtgGCGTTTCGTTCGACAAGCTCTGAATTCCGATGGCTTGTCGAGAAGACAATGTTGTAGTCTTATCTGCTTTGCCGAATCGATTATTCCAATCGGAACGAGAATGGAATCTTGTTTTCGttcgagtttttctttttcttttctgggagCTGAAGCGGCGGTGAATGGTTGAATATTTAGTTGTACGGTAGCTTTAGCTGTAGGAGACTTTTGAACTTCAGGAGCCGGTTTTCGACAAAATTGTCCAGGCAGCAGCCACCTGGCGTTTAAAAgagaaaccatttcaagtttgaatttcaaaaattaaaaattaaaaaaaaaaaaaaagaaaaattgtagtaggtaaaaatcttaattcgacttttctttttcttgtaataATAAGGAGATCTGATAAACAAGACATAGGCTCTTGTTGATTATTAGTAATTATAATATTCTGGctgtttttctttggaaaCCAAGATGTGTTGTAGATTTTGTTTTCAGAATCCCCATGACGAAATGGAAGTTTAATAATCGAAAAGAATGATGACTTGCACATAGAAGTTGTTTGACTTACCGTTAACATGACGCTCTAAAAATCCAAAACTGAAAACGAAATCAgagctcatttttttttcctttttcgttcTCCATGTTTATGGGTCTGTGCTGGCAGACTCGCGGATCGAAGGCGTTTGCCATCACACGAGAGTCAGGCGACTAGGTCAAATTGTCCTCATCCTCGTTAAGGGCGGATGTTTGTaaacaatcccccccccccaaaaaaagagttgagacTGAATGACGTCGATGGAAGCAATTGAAGGAATTGTTGAGAGAAAGTCTAGACACCTGCGCCGAGTAACTTGTGTAGAGAGAAACCCGTttgctaaaagaaaaaaatcaaaagaaattatttgacGTCTGGTGTTTGGAGACgagataaaaatgaaaacaaacccCAAAATGATTCCGGAGACGGACAGGTTATTTTTCCAGTTGGGACGAAGGAGAGACATTGATTGTTGATGAAGGGCGTGTGCTGGACCCAATGTCCtgccaaaacgaaaaaaagaaaaacacggaATCAGACAGACAGATCGAAATAAACAACAAAAGTGGTTACCCGCAGCAGCGAAAACTAGAtgtagcccagcagcagcacgtgtGTCACCAATTTTGgcaaatttttcctttcttcttcttcttcggggacatgtgtgtgtgtttatagaACCCCAATTTGGGTCCCTGTTTTGTCTCTTTGCTTTCGGGTCCACCCGTGGTAGAAGTAGCCGATGTGCAGGAGGACACAGTCATAAAATGGAAAACATGGGCCGACCATAGGAAACCTCTATTATCGTGAGGGACGCTGCGCTGAAGgggtttgaattttctttgtcGCCCAGCCACACGGCGACGACATTGACAAATGATGAGCCGGCATCAAATTCAAGTAGCtgtttggtttcttcttcttctcctctgttgctaaaaaagaaaaagattaatCTTTATTAGTTTGCTCTGTGTGATTAACTGATTATAATAGTCTTTTCTtctcaatgtttttttcgatggaTTGGTTTGCTTCTAAATGACTAACCTAATAACGTCAaaccaactctttttttttctccttctgctTTACGTGGAAAACACGAAACTAATTGAAGCGactcgctttttttttgtggagctTAAAGTTTTTGTCTGGAGCAGCGAGCGATCCGCGCGACGCTCTGGCGTCGGCGTCGGTCCTGTTCTCGCTTGTGTCTCACACTGCTCGTCGGCGTTGCTCTGTTACCAACAGCCGGCGCCATGTTGTGTGGAaggagacgaagaagaagaagaagaagttggatTACGCCTTGTTATATATTAAGGGTTCTAGATCCTCCCCTTTTGCAGCCAGTGCCGACGTGTTTTATTGTGtgggaagagagagagcgagagaaaaGATCGACCCGGTCGATATTCCAACATGGCCGATTTCTTGGtattcccctccccccccccccccgaaccTCCAGTCCGTtggtctgttttatttttttttaattttaagtttGAAAACGATCTTTATATGATAATGTTTTCTCCCCCTGTCTCACTCGGCTGCCGCTGTCTATTCCGCGCATATTCAAAGAAAGTGGACCAGGTCGTTGGGTAGgaacttgacatttttttccctccgaGTTCTACAAAACGAATGCCCTGGCTTTTATGGATTATTGCGTTGACTCGTGTATTGGCCGCCGCCTAGCTGCATTTCCAGATGCGTCACGGGGGTACTAGTACCACCACTGGAGAATGAGACGATGGCATTTGACAATGCGAACCAATTTCAAAGGTCAGTTAGGATATTGGGGTGGTACGGTTGCATCACAAGTCTCGCGATCGTCACACTTTTTCCGTTCCATGTCGGacgtaatgaatttgaaaaaaggggCTGGTATCGTATCTACATTGTGTAAGATGGGTGCAACAAAGAAACTGGCCGAAATTTCTATTCCTGGCAACAGTACAACAACGACTGGACTCACAAAAGTCCCTCGcgtttccaacattttttgggaagcagaaaatgttgttttgtgtgttcGCGTCGGGTGTCGTTTGTGTTTGTCGTCTggcggaattcttttttttttttttttttttctcggctgatttgtttgtttcggtaTACGCACGCGTTGGAAAACGACACGAATGTCGTGACTGCCGGCCTTGTGACTATCGtatgttttttgggggggcttttgtctttttctccatttcgtCCGAGGTTTAATGTCATACAAAACTAATGCTGTTGTTTTTGGCTGTTTTCTTATCTGAACATTGAAGAAAATTCGgctgtttctctctttttt
The sequence above is drawn from the Daphnia pulicaria isolate SC F1-1A chromosome 1, SC_F0-13Bv2, whole genome shotgun sequence genome and encodes:
- the LOC124320350 gene encoding homeotic protein deformed-like isoform X2; protein product: MIAMSSFLMNSGSSQYVVDPKFPPSEEYSQSSYIPAAVSSDYYVPHHQVQHYHGYHGHHTHHHHNVTHPSSVTSAASMGYYGQHPSHGGAVVSAGGYHGGGAYGANGACGIAGTGQQVQVPMTGHVAPTLGHHHQHQPQQQHQQSPGMIQRSPAPSPTPSLTSMVTCPSQQLAAQQQQTLGHQQLQLQHQHVQQQQQQPLHQQQLNSSHLQQQQQQQQQQSHGVVGGGGVVSQALMQHDQLSHLGSMVAAQQANGQQQQLQTQTQIQQQQNNALQLCQPPTPNSPESDCDDGSDMSDDSHNPVIYPWMKKIHVAGAPNGGFTPGMEPKRQRTAYTRHQILELEKEFHFNRYLTRRRRIEIAHSLCLSERQIKIWFQNRRMKWKKDNKLPNTKNVRRKTNPAGVTTTATGVPIITTAANNTTTTSTPTPTGNSQSSNPPRSNETPTFQDCGILNIKPDYGLTNL
- the LOC124320350 gene encoding homeotic protein Sex combs reduced-like isoform X1 yields the protein MIAMSSFLMNSGSSQYVVDPKFPPSEEYSQSSYIPAAVSSDYYVPHHQVQHYHGYHGHHTHHHHNVTHPSSVTSAASMGYYGQHPSHGGAVVSAGGYHGGGAYGANGACGIAGTGQQVQVPMTGHVAPTLGHHHQHQPQQQHQQSPGMIQRSPAPSPTPSLTSMVTCPSQQLAAQQQQTLGHQQLQLQHQHVQQQQQQPLHQQQLNSSHLQQQQQQQQQQSHGVVGGGGVVSQALMQHDQLSHLGSMVAAQQANGQQQQLQTQTQIQQQQNNALQLCQPPTPNSPESDCDDGSDMSDDSHNPVIYPWMKKIHVAGAPSLSDGFLANGGFTPGMEPKRQRTAYTRHQILELEKEFHFNRYLTRRRRIEIAHSLCLSERQIKIWFQNRRMKWKKDNKLPNTKNVRRKTNPAGVTTTATGVPIITTAANNTTTTSTPTPTGNSQSSNPPRSNETPTFQDCGILNIKPDYGLTNL